A portion of the Mauremys reevesii isolate NIE-2019 linkage group 18, ASM1616193v1, whole genome shotgun sequence genome contains these proteins:
- the IQCD gene encoding dynein regulatory complex protein 10, producing MATKVATMLQLPYESTDSSSKSSVGHSQTPKKSVIKTSPLKLLDPGRSKLTTVETKRIISVLDEAIFKIELISLISHITEFLDSLSTILGSELMGTLKEHERLSNNMEALLTQLQREGLLKQEDGRGDLVGTEEQIRHLQLHQQAVKSSIRNILRLLQADPLASQAVRDEAYARDLSSEMFIKGLSEFRGFLLEKLLTSPLEEQEKIQFMEEISLRDKKNTETIATLEAELATAIQSRDDEIMKKNVAIRDLKSHLLHLEKSSESHIQRTKQEAEKLQKGELRISQAKCAKIQQDIHQLRAQLNVLIIDNRDSELALRKKKYKVEMEIENWIQKYDADMGEKQTEFEEVDAVYTEEKAQLAELKEKYAVLEQEYSQIKEERRRSQEKKERAERELAIMVRAATHIQAFWKGYLVRSLLKSKRKKKGKGKKSKK from the exons ATGGCAACAAAGGTGGCTACCATGCTTCAGTTACCATATGAGTCTACTGATTCAAGCAGCAAGTCCTCGGTGGGACACAGTCAGACTCCAAAAAAGTCAGTGATCAAAACAAGCCCACTAAAGCTCTTGGATCCAGGTCGTTCAAAACTTACCACTGTTGAGACCAAGAGGATCATATCTGTTTTGGATGAGGCCATCTTTAAGATAGAACTGATCAGTCTGATCTCTCACATTACTGAATTTCTGGATAGTTTAAGCACTATACTGGGATCTGAGCTCATGGGTACCCTTAAGGAGCATGAGCGGCTTTCAAACAACATGGAAGCTCTACTTACCCAGCTTCAAAGAGAAGGTCTCCTGAAGCAGGAAGATGGAAGAGGGGACCTTGTAGGAACTGAGGAACAAATCCGCCATCTTCAATTGCATCAGCAAGCTGTAAAAAGCTCTATCAGAAATATTCTGAGACTCTTGCAGGCTGACCCTCTAGCTTCTCAAGCCGTGAGAGATGAGGCCTATGCTAGGGATTTATCATCTGAAATGTTTATCAAAGGCCTTTCAGAGTTCCGGGGCTTCTTGCTTGAGAAACTCCTGACTAGTCCCTTAGAAGAACAAGAAAAGATTCAATTCATGGAAGAAATCTCCCTCCGGGATAAGAAAAACACTGAAACCATTGCAACTTTAGAGGCAGAACTTGCAACAGCAATCCAGAGTCGAGACGATGAG ATTATGAAAAAGAATGTTGCAATCAGGGATCTCAAAAGCCACTTACTTCATCTGGAGAAGTCCTCTGAAAGCCACATCCAACGCACGAAGCAGGAAGCAGAGAAACTCCAAAAAGGGGAGCTGCGAATTTCCCAGGCAAAGTGTGCCAAGATACAGCAGGATATACATCAGCTAAGAGCACAGCTCAATGTTCTCATCATAGACAATCGAGACTCAGAGCTGGCTCTCAGAAAG AAGAAGTACAAAGTGGAGATGGAAATCGAGAACTGGATCCAGAAATATGATGCTGACATGGGAGAAAAACAG ACTGAGTTCGAGGAAGTCGATGCTGTCTATACTGAAGAGAAGGCCCAGCTAGCTGAGCTGAAGGAGAAGTATGCTGTGCTTGAACAAGAGTATTCTCAGATCAAGGAGGAGAGGAGGCGATCCCAAGAGAAGAAGGAAAGAGCTGAGAGGGAACTGGCTATCATGGTCCGTGCTGCCACCCACATTCAGGCCTTCTGGAAGGGCTACTTGGTCAGGTCACTGTTAAAGTCAAAGAGAAAGAAGAAGGGAAAAGGCAAGAAGAGCAAGAAATAA